Proteins co-encoded in one Neofelis nebulosa isolate mNeoNeb1 chromosome 2, mNeoNeb1.pri, whole genome shotgun sequence genomic window:
- the CMKLR2 gene encoding chemerin-like receptor 2, with amino-acid sequence MEDLDETLFEEFENYSYTLEYYSSESDLEEKAHLGVVHWISLVLYCVAFILGIPGNATVIWFTGFKWKKTVTALWFLNLAIADFIFLLFLPLYISYVAMNFHWPFGILLCKANSFIAQLNMFASVFFLTVISLDRYIHLIHPVASHRHRTLKNSLIVITFVWFLASLMGGPALYFRDTLEFNNHTLCYNNFHEYDPDLTFVRHHVLTWVKFIVGYLFPLLAMSICYLCLIFKVKKRSILVSSKHFWTILAVVMAFLICWTPYHLFSIWELTIHHSSYFHHVLQAGIPLSTGLAFLNSCLNPILYVLISKKFQTRFRASVAEILKHTLWEVSCSGTVSEQLRNSETKNLCLLETAQ; translated from the coding sequence ATGGAAGATCTAGATGAAACATTATTTGAAGAATTTGAGAACTACTCCTATACCCTGGAATATTACTCCTCAGAGTCTGATTTGGAGGAGAAAGCCCACCTGGGAGTTGTTCACTGGATCTCCCTGGTGTTATACTGTGTAGCATTCATTTTGGGTATTCCAGGAAATGCCACTGTTATTTGGTTCACCGGGTTCAAGTGGAAGAAGACAGTCACCGCTCTCTGGTTCCTCAATCTGGCTATTGcggatttcatttttcttctcttcctacctCTGTACATCTCCTACGTGGCCATGAATTTCCACTGGCCCTTTGGCATCTTGTTGTGCAAGGCCAATTCCTTCATTGCCCAGCTGAACATGTTTGCTAGTGTTTTTTTCCTGACGGTGATTAGTCTGGACCGCTATATCCACTTGATCCATCCTGTCGCATCTCATCGGCACCGAACCCTAAAGAACTCCCTGATAGTTATTACATTCGTTTGGTTTTTGGCTTCTCTAATGGGTGGTCCTGCCCTATACTTCCGGGACACTCTGGAGTTCAATAACCACACTCTCTGCTATAACAATTTCCACGAGTATGATCCTGACCTTACTTTCGTGAGGCACCATGTTCTGACCTGGGTGAAATTTATTGTTGGGTACCTCTTCCCCTTGCTAGCAATGAGCATTTGCTACTTGTGTCTCATATTCAAGGTGAAGAAGCGAAGCATCCTGGTCTCCAGTAAGCATTTCTGGACCATCCTAGCTGTGGTCATGGCCTTTTTGATTTGTTGGACTCCTTATCACCTGTTTAGCATTTGGGAGCTTACAATCCACCACAGTAGCTATTTCCACCATGTGCTTCAGGCCGGCATCCCCCTCTCCACCGGCTTGGCATTCCTCAATAGTTGTTTGAACCCCATCCTCTACGTCCTAATTAGTAAGAAGTTCCAAACTCGCTTTCGGGCCTCGGTTGCTGAGATACTAAAGCACACGCTGTGGGAAGTCAGCTGTTCTGGCACAGTGAGCGAACAGCTCAGGAACTCTGAGACCAAGAACCTGTGTCTCCTGGAAACAGCTCAGTGA
- the EEF1B2 gene encoding elongation factor 1-beta yields MGFGDLKTPAGLQVLNDYLADKSYIEGYVPSQADVAVFEAVSGPPPADLYHALRWYNHIKSYEKEKASLPGVKKALGKYGPANVEDTTGSGATDSKDDDDIDLFGSDDEEESEEAKRLREERLAQYESKKAKKPALVAKSSILLDVKPWDDETDMAKLEECVRSIQADGLVWGSSKLVPVGYGIKKLQIQCVVEDDKVGTDMLEERITAFEDYVQSMDVAAFNKI; encoded by the exons ATGGGTTTTGGAGACCTGAAAACCCCCGCCGGCCTCCAAGTGCTCAACGACTACCTGGCGGACAAGAGCTACATCGAGGG GTATGTGCCATCACAAGCAGACGTGGCGGTATTTGAAGCAGTCTCCGGCCCCCCACCTGCCGACCTGTATCATGCCCTACGTTGGTATAATCACATCAAGTCGTACGAAAAGGAAAAGGCCAG ccttCCAGGAGTGAAGAAAGCTTTGGGCAAGTATGGCCCTGCTAATGTGGAAGACACCACAGGAAGTGGAGCTACAGACAGTAAAGACGATGATGATATTGATCTCTTCGGTTCTGATGATGAGGAG gaAAGTGAAGAAGCAAAGCGGCTAAGAGAGGAACGCCTTGCACAGTATGAGTCAAAGAAAGCCAAAA AACCTGCGCTTGTTGCCAAGTCTTCCATCTTACTAGATGTGAAACCTTGGGACGATGAGACAGATATGGCAAAACTAGAGGAGTGCGTCCGGAGCATTCAAGCAGATGGCTTGGTTTGGGGCTCTT CTAAACTAGTTCCAGTGGGGTATGGAATCAAAAAACTTCAAATACAGTGTGTAGTGGAAGATGATAAAGTTGGAACAGATATGCTGGAGGAGCGGATCACTGCTTTTGAGGACTATGTGCAGTCCATGGACGTGGCTGCTTTTAATAAGATCTAA